The following are encoded in a window of Halosolutus halophilus genomic DNA:
- a CDS encoding DEAD/DEAH box helicase codes for MTTGRDDEPAIVLRYEDGTVRIDGFDPALESAIRERVPDLETDPRTDGWRVPAFRYAALRSALDEVDAAVADRVLDLASLPDLQSAYELRTYQETALSAWFETDRWADDALTAGSGDTAAKAGSEPTRAPAGVLELPTGSGKTVIAIGAIERLSVPTLVVVPTIDLLEQWARELDREFGVPESNADSGVRRTAPSPDGVEVGRFGGGEQRLGPITVSTYDSAYLKADSVGDRFGLVVFDEVHHLGGEGYREIARLLAAPARLGLTATFERPDGAHDVIEDIVGPLIHRVDPDELAGTHLAPYDIKRLEVSLTPSERDEYERKQEVFTDYLARSNIDMRSGSDYRELVKRSGSDPAAREALLARQRAREIVYGSEAKIDALEEILADHRDDRTIVFTAHNDLAYDVSERFLIPTITHQTGAAERREVLERFREGTYTRIATSNVLDEGVDVPDASVAVVLSGSGSEREFTQRLGRILRPTDDGRRALLYEVVTADTSEERVAKRRR; via the coding sequence GTGACGACGGGACGAGACGACGAACCGGCGATCGTGCTCCGGTACGAGGACGGAACGGTCCGGATCGACGGGTTCGACCCGGCGCTCGAGTCGGCGATTCGCGAGCGCGTTCCTGACCTCGAGACGGATCCGCGAACGGACGGGTGGCGAGTGCCCGCCTTCCGGTACGCCGCCCTTCGATCGGCACTGGACGAGGTCGACGCCGCGGTCGCGGATCGCGTGCTCGACCTCGCATCCCTTCCGGACCTCCAGTCGGCGTACGAACTCCGGACGTACCAGGAGACGGCACTGTCCGCGTGGTTCGAGACCGATCGGTGGGCTGACGACGCGCTCACGGCCGGTAGCGGTGACACCGCAGCGAAGGCCGGTAGCGAACCGACCCGTGCCCCCGCGGGCGTGCTCGAGTTACCGACGGGCAGCGGCAAAACCGTGATCGCGATCGGGGCCATCGAACGGCTCTCCGTCCCGACGCTCGTCGTCGTGCCGACGATCGACCTCCTCGAGCAGTGGGCGCGCGAACTCGACCGGGAGTTCGGCGTTCCCGAATCGAACGCCGATTCGGGAGTTCGTCGGACGGCTCCGTCGCCCGACGGTGTCGAGGTCGGTCGCTTCGGCGGCGGCGAACAGCGACTCGGCCCCATCACCGTCTCGACGTACGATTCGGCCTACCTGAAAGCCGATTCGGTCGGCGATCGGTTCGGCCTCGTCGTCTTCGACGAGGTCCACCACCTCGGCGGCGAAGGCTACCGCGAGATCGCCCGCCTGCTCGCGGCCCCCGCCCGACTCGGTCTCACCGCCACGTTCGAGCGGCCCGACGGTGCTCACGACGTTATCGAGGATATCGTCGGCCCTCTCATCCACCGGGTCGATCCCGACGAACTGGCCGGCACGCACCTGGCACCGTACGACATCAAGCGACTCGAGGTGTCGCTCACACCCTCGGAGCGCGACGAATACGAGCGAAAGCAGGAGGTCTTTACGGACTATCTCGCCCGCTCGAACATCGACATGCGAAGCGGCTCGGACTACCGGGAACTCGTGAAGCGATCGGGTTCGGACCCGGCCGCGCGCGAGGCCTTGCTCGCCCGCCAGCGCGCCCGCGAGATCGTGTACGGCAGCGAAGCCAAGATCGACGCCCTCGAGGAGATCCTCGCGGACCATCGCGACGATCGCACGATCGTCTTCACTGCGCACAACGACCTCGCGTACGACGTCAGCGAGCGGTTCCTGATCCCGACGATCACCCATCAGACCGGGGCCGCGGAACGGCGGGAGGTCCTCGAGCGCTTCCGCGAGGGGACCTACACCCGAATCGCGACCTCGAACGTGCTCGACGAGGGGGTCGACGTGCCCGACGCGTCCGTTGCAGTCGTCCTCTCCGGCAGCGGGAGCGAGCGGGAGTTCACCCAGCGACTCGGCCGGATTCTGCGGCCCACGGACGACGGTCGCCGGGCGCTGCTGTACGAGGTCGTCACCGCCGACACGTCCGAGGAACGCGTCGCAAAGCGGCGTCGCTGA
- a CDS encoding DUF790 family protein yields the protein MLTKDLLRVSRAGGGYRPQFASREHRPLAARVIGTYQGHVGEARGDLETALTDLEREADDFKLVRGFAALVDRDATFETESPIDPERARRAAFEAGEAVGVVTEDERSAALARAGAALDSSADAVERSLYADLEERQVLAAVAPRWDPDGLLAQYNLSLAQTALFDATELRVRSSDPKALVSAIKRLRLMYEIHRPAAEGTEPIEREVVVTGPTHLFRATRRYGTRFARLLRTIAKSETWRLTATIDDRGTERRLELSDEDPVRVPDAEPVADVSFDSSVEADFAARVSNLDLDWELVREPEPLATGTRVMIPDFAFDYRPAGSARTESSVSSEGGDGAGASDFRVYLEIMGFWTPEYVDKKLSQLDDLEDVELLVAVDESLGVGEEIAARDFRAIPYSGTVRVKDVVDVLQEYERQLVAESAADLPAELRPDADVVAIESLAASHGVSEDALADVAFPDHERVGRTLVRPAVLEALADEIETGLSLDEAEEILDRYGLEDASAVLSRLGYRVEWEGLAGGTIVER from the coding sequence ATGCTGACGAAGGACCTGCTCCGCGTCTCGCGGGCCGGTGGCGGCTACCGTCCCCAGTTCGCGTCGCGCGAGCACCGCCCGCTCGCCGCCCGCGTCATCGGTACCTACCAGGGTCACGTCGGCGAGGCGCGAGGGGACCTCGAAACGGCTCTGACCGATCTCGAGCGGGAAGCCGACGACTTCAAACTCGTCCGCGGGTTCGCTGCCCTCGTCGATCGGGACGCGACGTTCGAGACTGAGTCCCCGATCGACCCCGAGCGCGCTCGGCGGGCCGCCTTCGAAGCCGGCGAGGCCGTGGGCGTCGTCACCGAGGACGAGCGATCGGCGGCGCTCGCCCGGGCGGGCGCCGCCCTCGATTCCAGCGCAGACGCCGTCGAGCGATCGCTGTACGCCGACCTCGAGGAGCGACAGGTGCTCGCCGCCGTTGCGCCACGCTGGGATCCCGACGGGCTGCTCGCCCAGTACAACCTCTCGCTCGCGCAGACGGCCCTGTTCGACGCGACCGAACTGCGGGTCCGATCGAGCGATCCGAAGGCGCTCGTCTCGGCGATCAAGCGGCTGCGACTGATGTACGAGATCCACAGGCCGGCCGCCGAGGGGACGGAACCGATCGAACGCGAGGTCGTCGTCACGGGGCCGACCCACCTCTTCCGGGCCACGCGGCGGTACGGCACCCGGTTCGCGCGACTCCTGCGAACGATCGCGAAGAGCGAGACGTGGCGACTCACGGCGACGATCGACGATCGGGGTACCGAGCGGAGGCTCGAACTGTCCGACGAGGACCCGGTCCGGGTCCCCGACGCCGAGCCGGTCGCCGACGTCTCGTTCGATAGCAGCGTCGAAGCCGACTTCGCCGCCCGTGTCTCGAACCTGGATCTCGACTGGGAACTGGTCCGGGAACCCGAACCGCTCGCGACGGGCACGCGCGTGATGATCCCCGACTTCGCGTTCGACTACCGTCCTGCGGGCAGCGCTCGCACGGAGTCGTCGGTCTCCTCCGAGGGCGGGGACGGGGCCGGGGCCAGCGACTTCCGGGTGTACCTCGAGATCATGGGCTTCTGGACCCCAGAGTACGTCGACAAGAAGCTCTCTCAGCTCGACGACCTCGAGGACGTCGAACTGCTCGTCGCCGTCGACGAGTCGCTCGGCGTCGGCGAGGAAATCGCCGCCCGCGACTTCCGGGCAATTCCGTACTCCGGTACCGTCCGGGTGAAAGACGTCGTCGACGTGCTCCAGGAGTACGAGCGCCAGCTGGTCGCCGAGAGTGCCGCCGACCTGCCGGCCGAACTCCGCCCGGACGCCGACGTCGTCGCGATCGAGTCGCTGGCCGCGAGCCACGGCGTGAGCGAGGACGCGCTCGCGGACGTCGCGTTTCCCGACCACGAGCGGGTGGGCCGGACGCTCGTTCGTCCCGCAGTACTCGAGGCGCTCGCCGACGAGATCGAAACTGGCCTGTCCCTCGACGAGGCAGAAGAAATCCTCGATCGCTACGGTCTCGAGGACGCGAGCGCGGTGCTCTCGCGACTCGGCTACCGCGTCGAGTGGGAGGGCCTCGCCGGCGGAACGATCGTCGAGCGGTGA
- a CDS encoding DUF7122 family protein, with protein sequence MTDDATPGEDRELAQNDGQRFDRLPATDADRTVEGRVSREAVLDYFADRFGIPPETFDDHSFWEKGAGKIWIYGGAAPTPIEIEAIGMTCLRTRQEHWKPTTDFAQRFGRHATDCVIDLDRDAARRFAAGEDQERDWDGDWGYLIAAHEVAGEREPLGVGLYVHGELRSMVPKGRQREL encoded by the coding sequence ATGACGGACGACGCCACGCCGGGCGAGGACCGTGAACTCGCACAGAACGACGGCCAGCGGTTCGATCGCCTCCCCGCCACGGACGCGGACCGAACCGTCGAGGGGCGGGTCAGCCGCGAGGCCGTCCTCGACTACTTCGCCGATCGGTTCGGGATCCCGCCCGAGACCTTCGACGACCACTCCTTCTGGGAGAAGGGTGCGGGCAAGATCTGGATCTACGGCGGCGCGGCCCCGACGCCGATCGAGATCGAGGCGATCGGGATGACCTGTCTCCGCACGAGACAGGAACACTGGAAGCCGACGACGGACTTCGCCCAGCGGTTCGGTCGGCACGCGACCGACTGCGTGATCGACCTCGATCGGGACGCGGCACGGCGCTTCGCGGCCGGCGAGGACCAGGAACGCGACTGGGACGGCGACTGGGGTTACCTGATCGCCGCCCACGAGGTCGCGGGCGAACGCGAACCGCTCGGGGTCGGCCTCTACGTTCACGGCGAACTCCGATCGATGGTGCCGAAAGGGCGCCAGCGGGAGTTATAA
- a CDS encoding RsmB/NOP family class I SAM-dependent RNA methyltransferase, which produces MEPLERYRPIVDDFEAFLAACRRPLGNAVRANTIKAPVDRTLDALAEDGVAYEQADWNPRVLRLETDSPGSTWSSFHGFTHGQEEVSAVPPVVLDPQPGERVWDCCAAPGGKATQMAALMDDRGTVVANDNNLGRISALRFNAERLGATSLAVTNADARNYSLDRFGFDAFDRTLVDAPCSCEGTIRKNPDALDNWSEGHVSSVAGIQKGIIRRAIQATREGGTVVYSTCTFAPEENEAVVQHALDEESCRVVDFDLGLEYSPGLTEWDEDTYDESLERAARIYPHQNDTGGFFVAKLEVTAP; this is translated from the coding sequence ATGGAGCCACTCGAGCGGTATCGACCGATCGTCGACGACTTCGAGGCGTTTCTCGCGGCCTGTCGGCGGCCGCTCGGCAACGCCGTTCGCGCGAACACGATCAAGGCCCCGGTCGATCGCACGCTCGACGCGCTCGCGGAGGACGGCGTCGCCTACGAGCAGGCCGACTGGAACCCGCGCGTGTTGCGACTCGAGACCGATTCGCCGGGATCGACGTGGAGTTCGTTCCACGGCTTTACCCACGGGCAGGAGGAGGTGTCGGCCGTGCCGCCAGTCGTCCTCGACCCCCAGCCCGGCGAACGAGTCTGGGACTGCTGTGCGGCCCCCGGCGGGAAGGCGACCCAGATGGCGGCGCTGATGGACGACCGCGGGACGGTCGTCGCGAACGACAACAATCTCGGGCGCATCTCGGCGCTCCGGTTCAACGCCGAACGGCTCGGCGCGACGAGCCTCGCCGTGACGAACGCGGACGCCCGGAACTACTCGCTCGATCGGTTCGGATTCGACGCGTTCGATCGGACGCTCGTCGACGCGCCCTGTTCCTGCGAGGGGACGATCCGGAAGAACCCGGACGCGCTCGACAACTGGTCCGAGGGTCACGTCTCTTCCGTCGCGGGTATTCAAAAGGGCATCATCCGCCGGGCGATTCAGGCCACGCGCGAGGGCGGCACGGTCGTCTACTCGACCTGTACTTTCGCCCCCGAGGAGAACGAGGCCGTCGTCCAGCACGCGCTCGACGAGGAGTCCTGTCGGGTCGTCGACTTCGACCTCGGACTAGAGTACTCGCCGGGGCTCACAGAGTGGGACGAAGACACGTACGACGAGAGCCTCGAACGGGCCGCCCGGATCTACCCGCACCAGAACGACACCGGCGGATTCTTCGTCGCGAAACTGGAGGTGACCGCTCCATGA
- a CDS encoding proteasome assembly chaperone family protein: MTGIQLQGPEVGLDDPILVEGFPGLGLVGKIATDHLVSELDMRHYANVDCEGLPQVGVYRGGDRTVRPPVRIYVSEEHDLLALQSDTPIRAQAIETVADCVTGWIGSLDATPVYLSGLPAERDDRPDVYGIATGDAGDRLDRLDIDAPPEDGVVTGPTGALINRTAQRGHDSVGLVVQSNPQFPDPEAASVLLEDGVAPIADLSIDVDALIDRAEEIRQKREQLARQMQQIGQDESSQAQPLRMYQ; the protein is encoded by the coding sequence ATGACGGGCATCCAGCTACAGGGACCCGAGGTGGGCCTCGACGACCCGATCCTGGTCGAGGGCTTTCCGGGCCTCGGACTCGTCGGCAAGATCGCGACCGATCACCTCGTCAGCGAACTCGACATGCGCCACTACGCGAACGTCGACTGCGAGGGACTGCCACAGGTCGGCGTCTACCGCGGCGGCGATCGAACGGTCCGTCCGCCGGTCCGGATCTACGTCAGCGAGGAGCACGACCTGCTCGCACTCCAGAGCGACACGCCGATCAGGGCCCAGGCCATCGAGACGGTCGCGGACTGTGTGACGGGGTGGATCGGCTCCCTGGATGCGACGCCGGTCTACCTCAGCGGCCTGCCCGCGGAGCGAGACGATCGACCCGACGTGTACGGCATCGCGACCGGCGACGCCGGCGACAGGCTCGATCGTCTGGACATCGACGCCCCGCCGGAAGACGGCGTCGTCACCGGCCCGACGGGAGCACTCATCAATCGTACTGCACAGCGAGGCCACGACAGCGTCGGCCTCGTCGTCCAGTCGAACCCGCAGTTCCCCGATCCGGAAGCCGCGAGCGTCCTGCTCGAGGACGGCGTCGCCCCGATCGCCGACCTCTCGATCGACGTGGACGCGCTGATCGATCGGGCCGAGGAAATTAGACAGAAACGGGAGCAACTCGCCCGGCAGATGCAACAGATCGGCCAGGACGAGAGTTCACAGGCCCAGCCGTTGCGAATGTACCAGTAA
- a CDS encoding amidase, with product MSESPPTVRPPTPEEIRELAAHHHIQLSDAEVDEFAAAIEETLVGYERLDELSEPKPDVTYHDRDPGYRPDREEDPLNAFVTKCEVVGADSGPLAGYEVGLKDSVSLAGVEMTLGSKLFDGYVPQTDATIVTRLLDAGATITGKLNMEDMAFSGSGELSATGPVLNPRDENHIAGGSSSGSGAAVAAGDVDVAIGGDQGGSIRIPASWSGIVGHKPTHGLVPYTGIAGLGRSFDHAGPMAKTVEDCARVLEVIAGRDGLDPRQGAVETQPYTDRVGSAPDPADVTVGVLEEGFGREESDDGVDETVGEALDAFADEGADVREVSIPLHLDGLVIWNAIAVEGTTATIESECVGHFGNGFYDTQLADAFGRARRSQGSDYLTTLKLTLVLGQYLSEQYRGRYYAKGQNLSRKLAAEYDDALEDVDVLALPTTPQTAHEVTPDLTRLEAIDRALNMLENTAPFDVTGHPALSIPAGTADGLPVGLMLVGERFDDATVLESARAFERSVAPEL from the coding sequence ATGTCGGAGTCACCGCCAACCGTCCGACCGCCGACGCCGGAGGAGATCCGCGAGCTGGCGGCCCACCACCACATCCAGCTCTCGGACGCCGAAGTCGACGAATTCGCCGCGGCGATCGAGGAGACGCTCGTCGGGTACGAACGACTCGACGAGCTTTCGGAACCGAAACCGGACGTAACGTACCACGATCGAGACCCCGGGTACAGACCGGATCGAGAGGAGGACCCGCTCAACGCGTTCGTCACGAAGTGCGAAGTGGTCGGCGCGGACTCGGGACCCCTCGCGGGCTACGAGGTCGGACTCAAGGACAGCGTCTCGCTGGCCGGCGTCGAGATGACGCTCGGCTCGAAGCTGTTCGACGGCTACGTCCCGCAGACGGACGCGACGATCGTCACCCGACTCCTCGACGCCGGCGCGACGATCACCGGGAAGCTCAACATGGAGGACATGGCGTTCTCGGGGAGCGGCGAACTTTCGGCGACGGGTCCGGTGCTCAATCCGCGCGACGAGAACCACATCGCCGGAGGCTCCTCGAGCGGGAGCGGTGCAGCCGTCGCCGCCGGTGACGTCGACGTCGCGATCGGCGGCGACCAGGGAGGCTCGATCCGCATTCCCGCATCCTGGAGCGGCATCGTCGGCCACAAGCCGACGCACGGTCTCGTCCCGTACACGGGCATCGCCGGCCTGGGTCGCTCGTTCGATCACGCCGGTCCGATGGCGAAGACGGTCGAGGACTGCGCTCGAGTTCTCGAGGTGATCGCCGGAAGAGACGGTCTGGATCCGCGACAGGGAGCGGTGGAGACGCAGCCCTACACCGATCGCGTCGGGAGCGCCCCCGATCCCGCCGACGTGACCGTCGGCGTTCTCGAGGAAGGGTTCGGTCGCGAAGAGAGCGACGACGGCGTCGACGAGACGGTCGGAGAGGCCCTCGACGCGTTCGCAGACGAAGGCGCCGACGTCCGGGAGGTTTCGATCCCGCTGCACCTCGACGGTCTCGTCATCTGGAACGCGATCGCCGTCGAGGGGACGACCGCGACGATCGAGTCGGAGTGCGTCGGTCACTTCGGAAACGGGTTCTACGACACGCAACTGGCCGATGCCTTCGGCCGCGCCCGCCGATCGCAGGGATCGGACTACCTCACGACGCTCAAACTGACGCTCGTGCTCGGCCAGTACCTCTCGGAGCAGTACCGGGGCCGGTATTACGCGAAGGGACAGAACCTGAGCCGCAAACTCGCCGCAGAGTACGACGACGCCCTCGAGGACGTCGACGTGCTCGCTCTGCCGACGACGCCGCAGACGGCCCACGAAGTGACGCCGGATCTGACCCGCCTCGAGGCGATCGATCGCGCGCTCAATATGCTCGAGAACACGGCGCCGTTCGACGTCACCGGCCACCCGGCGCTCTCGATTCCCGCCGGAACCGCCGACGGACTCCCCGTCGGATTGATGCTGGTCGGCGAGCGGTTCGACGACGCGACGGTCCTGGAGAGCGCGCGAGCGTTCGAACGGAGCGTCGCGCCCGAACTGTGA